CCGGCCGCGCCGGTGGTCGCCAGTGTGGATCTGCTTGGGGTACCGCTGGCGATCGTCAAGCAAATCATCCCGAACGGAGCGCAGCCATGAGCCTATCGCCAAACCGCAGGCCCAAAGGATTGGATATCGTGTTGCTGGCGCTACTGCTCGGCGGTAGTTTGCTGCAACTGGGCCAATTGGCCAGCCGTTACAGCACGCGGGTCAGCGAGATCTATCACGCTATCGGCCAACACGGGTTGTGGCGCAGCGCCAACTTTACCTTTGGCCAGCGCACGGCCAATTTTTACGCCTTCTTGAACGAACACGTAGCGCCAGAGGCAAGCATTGTGGTGCCGGTGCGCGTGCAGAGCCCGCTGCCCTTGATGCAGCAGGCCTATGTGGAATTTTTCATCCAGCCGCGCCAGCTGATCTATTGTGAAGATCGCCCAGCGGAGTGCGTGGCGCAGTATGCCGCCGTGCCGGATGCGGCCGTGCTGTTGGTGGATTGGCCGGCACTGCCTGCGGATGCCGCCGGGAGCGCGCGGCTCGAAAAGTTTGATGACGAGTGGGCGCTGCTGCTACCGGTGGATGGCGCGCCTGGCCAGGCCTGGCCAGGCTACAGTTCCATCGGCGAGATCGTGCGCAGCAGCCTGCCAGCCCTGCTCTTCCTGGCGGCGCTGATCACGCCAGCCAGCTTGTTGGCGCGGCGCAGCCTGCCGCACGCCAGCGCCTGGCTACACGCCGCGCTGGGCAGCGGTGGGGCGGTTGCCTGGCTGACCTTGAGCCTGTGCATCGCCCTGTTATTGGGCCTGCCCCTCACGGCTGGCTTGCTGTGGAGCCTGGTAGCGGCAGCCTGGGGGGTCTGGCTGCTGGTGGCCTGGCGCCTACCGGCCGCGGCGCACGCGCACACCGCGCCTAGCCGCCATGCCTGGCTGCTGCCAGCCTTGCTGGCCTTGCCGCTGGGGCTGGCCTGGGTGCTGGCGCTGGGCAACGGCTTCACCGAAACAGACGAGCTGATCCTGTGGGGCGCTAAGGGGGTGGGCATCTCGGTGCTGGGGCTCAGTGAGGGAGCGAGTTTGCGCGGCACACTCACCACCTGGTATCCACTGAATGTGCCGCTGGTGGTGAGTAGTATGCTGACCCTGTTCGGGGAGCGTTTGCCGGCCAGCAAACTGGTCTTCCCGCTGTTTCTGGCGGGCAGCGCCGCGGTGGTATATGCCTACCTGCGCCAGCACACCCAGGCTTGGGCGGCCGCGCTGGGGGCGCTGCTGTTGGTGACCACGCCAACCATCTTTTACATGGGCACCCTGGCCCACGCCAACGTGCCGATCATGTTCTACATTCTCGCCGCGGTGGTGCTGTATGAGCTCGCCTACACTGCCGAGCCGGCGTTACGCCTGCGCTACTGGGGATGGGCCAGCCTGGCGGTGGTCTGCGCCGCCTGGACGCGCCCCGAAGGCCTGCATCTGGCCTGGGCGCTGACCCTGATGGCGCTGGTGCTGTATTGCCGCGAGGTGCGCCGCGCCCGGGCACAGATTGCGATCAGCCTGGGCAGTTTGCTGGCGTATACGCTGTTTTGGCAATGGGCCTCCCCGCAGATCTACTCGCACGCCGGGTTTACCGATTCGGCCTTTGCCACCGCCTTTGCGCAGATCCTGCGCGGGGATCTGAATCTGTACGAGCTGGGCTACATCGCCTCCTCACTGGTAAGGAAGCTGCTCTACCTGCCTGAGTGGGGAGTGCTGGGCCTGGTGATGCTGGCCGGGCTGCTGGTGTGGGCGGTGCGTCACCCGGCCGGGCCACGCCGCGTGCTGTGGCTGGGGCTGGCCCTGCTGTTGGCCGTGACTGGCGGCTTCTGGCTCAATACCTACACGTTCTACGAGGGGATGGATCTGAGTGTGTGGGTGAATTCAAGCTACATCCGCCTGGTGCTGCCCGGGGTGGCGGTGCTATGGCTGTTTCTGTTTAATTTATTGGCGCATATATTGTGGCCGAAGGATACTGACGAATGACTGGTTTTGCACAACACCTGAAACAAACTACGCGGCCGCTGCTGGCCGATGGTGCCATGGGCACCGTGCTGCACGAGCGCGGCGTGGCCTTTGCACGCAGCTTTGACGAGCTCAACCTGACCGACCCGGCGCTGGTGACCAGCATCCATGCCGAGTACATCGCCGCTGGCGCCGAGATCGTGATGACCAATACCTTCGGGGCCAATCGCTATCGCTTGGCCGAGCACGGGCTCGAAGAGCAGGTGGCGCAGATCAACCAGCGCGGCGTGGAGCTGGCGCGAGCCGCGGCCCAAGCCGCCAGCCACCCGGTGTGGGTGGCCGGCGACATCGGACCGCTGGGCGTGCGCCTGGCGCCGTTCGGGCGCGTGCAGCCGGAGGACGCCCGCGCGGCCTTTGACGAGCAGGTGCGCGGCCTGCTGCTGGGCCAGCCAGACCTGCTGCTCATCGAAACGATGACCGACCTGTATGAAGCGCGCGAAGCGGTGCAAGCCGCCAAGGCGCTGACTGAGCTACCGGTGCTGGCCTCGATGACCTTTACGCGCGATGACCGCACACTGCTGGGCGACACGCCCAGCAAAGTAGCCACCACGCTGCACGAAGCCGGCGCCGACATCATCGGCATTAACTGCTCGGGCGGCCCGGCACAGTTGCTACGCATCCTCAAGCAGATGAAAGAGGCCGTACCGGGCGCCACGTTCTCGGTGATGCCCAATGCGGGTTGGCCGGAGCAGGCCGCCGGCCGCATTCTGTACCCGGCCGGGCCGGAATACTTCGGCCAGTATGCCCAGGCCTTTGCCCGCGCCGGGGCCAGCATCGTGGGCGGCTGCTGCGGTAGCACACCGGCGCACATCGCCGCCATGCGCGCCGCGCTGGACAACCCAGAATCGGTAGAGC
The DNA window shown above is from Anaerolineales bacterium and carries:
- a CDS encoding glycosyltransferase family 39 protein, with product MSLSPNRRPKGLDIVLLALLLGGSLLQLGQLASRYSTRVSEIYHAIGQHGLWRSANFTFGQRTANFYAFLNEHVAPEASIVVPVRVQSPLPLMQQAYVEFFIQPRQLIYCEDRPAECVAQYAAVPDAAVLLVDWPALPADAAGSARLEKFDDEWALLLPVDGAPGQAWPGYSSIGEIVRSSLPALLFLAALITPASLLARRSLPHASAWLHAALGSGGAVAWLTLSLCIALLLGLPLTAGLLWSLVAAAWGVWLLVAWRLPAAAHAHTAPSRHAWLLPALLALPLGLAWVLALGNGFTETDELILWGAKGVGISVLGLSEGASLRGTLTTWYPLNVPLVVSSMLTLFGERLPASKLVFPLFLAGSAAVVYAYLRQHTQAWAAALGALLLVTTPTIFYMGTLAHANVPIMFYILAAVVLYELAYTAEPALRLRYWGWASLAVVCAAWTRPEGLHLAWALTLMALVLYCREVRRARAQIAISLGSLLAYTLFWQWASPQIYSHAGFTDSAFATAFAQILRGDLNLYELGYIASSLVRKLLYLPEWGVLGLVMLAGLLVWAVRHPAGPRRVLWLGLALLLAVTGGFWLNTYTFYEGMDLSVWVNSSYIRLVLPGVAVLWLFLFNLLAHILWPKDTDE